One region of Chloroflexota bacterium genomic DNA includes:
- a CDS encoding aspartate aminotransferase family protein yields MVRGNGAHLWDESGREYIDCVGGQGAANVGHANAAVADAIAEQARTLISLTEIFYNDKRAAMEEKLVAIAPNKANRVFLCNSGAEAIEGAIKFARYATGRTGIVAMMRGFHGRTMGALSATFEPKYRDPFVPLVPDFSHIPFDNLDKARAAITDKTAGVVVEIVQGEGGVRPASREFLLGLQEICRERGAMLIVDEVQTGFGRTGKMFASEHYGLEADFVAVAKSIAGGMPMGAILIGERVKKLEPMIHGSTFGGNPLACAAGLAAIGYIEKENLPARAAELGAYMKGRLERIESPLIREVRGMGLMLGVELKQKVTPYLSALMERGVLALPAGLTVLRLLPPLVIEKSDLDIVADQIEYVLNQPSA; encoded by the coding sequence ATGGTGCGCGGCAACGGCGCGCATTTATGGGACGAGAGCGGACGCGAGTACATTGATTGCGTCGGCGGGCAGGGCGCGGCGAATGTCGGGCACGCGAACGCGGCGGTTGCCGACGCGATTGCCGAGCAAGCGCGCACGTTGATTTCACTCACCGAGATTTTCTACAACGACAAGCGCGCGGCGATGGAAGAAAAACTCGTCGCGATTGCGCCGAACAAGGCGAACCGTGTCTTCCTGTGCAACTCGGGCGCGGAAGCGATCGAAGGCGCGATTAAATTCGCGCGTTATGCAACCGGGCGCACCGGCATCGTCGCAATGATGCGCGGCTTTCACGGGCGCACGATGGGCGCGCTCTCGGCGACGTTCGAACCCAAGTACCGTGATCCATTCGTCCCGCTCGTTCCCGATTTCTCGCACATTCCGTTCGACAATCTCGACAAAGCGCGCGCAGCGATCACAGATAAGACGGCGGGTGTTGTCGTCGAGATCGTGCAAGGCGAGGGCGGCGTGCGCCCGGCATCACGCGAATTTTTGCTCGGCTTGCAAGAGATTTGCCGCGAGCGCGGCGCGATGTTGATCGTGGACGAAGTGCAAACCGGATTCGGTCGCACCGGCAAAATGTTCGCGAGCGAGCACTACGGGCTGGAAGCCGATTTCGTCGCGGTGGCGAAATCCATCGCGGGCGGCATGCCGATGGGCGCGATCTTGATCGGCGAACGCGTCAAGAAACTCGAACCGATGATCCATGGCTCGACGTTCGGCGGCAATCCGCTCGCGTGCGCGGCAGGACTTGCCGCGATTGGTTACATCGAAAAAGAAAACCTGCCCGCGCGCGCGGCAGAACTCGGCGCGTACATGAAGGGACGCTTGGAGCGCATCGAGTCGCCGTTGATTCGCGAAGTGCGCGGGATGGGTTTGATGCTCGGCGTCGAGTTGAAACAAAAAGTGACGCCGTATCTCAGCGCGTTGATGGAACGCGGCGTGCTCGCGCTGCCCGCGGGATTGACCGTGTTGCGTTTACTTCCACCGCTCGTGATCGAAAAGAGCGATCTCGATATTGTGGCGGATCAGATCGAGTATGTATTGAATCAACCGAGTGCTTGA
- a CDS encoding NUDIX domain-containing protein — MVKVISGERVGKQGRLTVGCSAAIFDSSHQRILLVRRSDNGQWTVPGGYMEAGESLTEACAREVKEETGLDVRVTRLIAVYTNPHILLEYPDGNRWQVVVLHFEAKVINGYLSVSDETTEFKYFSWSEIANLTMGSLGRQRILDSFEMNQATLIRDTFSTRDV; from the coding sequence ATGGTCAAGGTGATTTCGGGCGAGCGCGTTGGCAAGCAAGGACGATTGACTGTTGGTTGTTCTGCCGCAATCTTTGATTCGAGCCACCAACGCATCTTGCTTGTTCGCCGTTCTGATAACGGTCAATGGACTGTTCCCGGCGGCTATATGGAAGCCGGTGAGAGTTTGACCGAAGCGTGCGCTCGCGAGGTGAAAGAAGAGACAGGACTTGATGTACGCGTCACGCGCCTTATCGCTGTCTACACCAATCCGCATATTTTGCTTGAGTATCCAGACGGAAATCGTTGGCAGGTTGTCGTGCTTCACTTTGAAGCTAAAGTCATTAACGGATACTTGAGTGTGAGCGACGAAACTACCGAATTCAAGTATTTCTCTTGGTCAGAGATTGCGAACCTGACAATGGGTTCGTTAGGTCGCCAACGGATTCTTGATTCATTTGAGATGAATCAGGCAACGCTCATTCGGGACACTTTTTCAACTAGAGATGTGTAG
- a CDS encoding four helix bundle protein, whose product MTRDDLKARTKLFALRTINLCESLPQRRSSAILANQLIRAGTSVGANYRAACRARSTKDFVNKLGVVIEESDESAYWIELVVEAKLMSERRVASLLKEADELTAIFTASHKTASRSLRQSNQKSEIRNQK is encoded by the coding sequence ATGACACGGGACGATCTCAAAGCGCGGACGAAACTGTTTGCTCTACGTACAATCAATCTCTGTGAGTCACTACCGCAAAGGAGGTCATCCGCGATTCTCGCTAACCAACTGATTCGAGCCGGCACGTCGGTCGGCGCTAATTACCGTGCCGCATGTCGCGCGCGTTCAACCAAGGATTTTGTAAACAAACTGGGTGTTGTGATTGAAGAGTCGGACGAATCCGCATACTGGATCGAGTTGGTTGTGGAGGCAAAACTGATGTCAGAACGCCGGGTCGCAAGTTTGTTGAAAGAGGCAGATGAGTTGACCGCGATTTTTACTGCCTCGCACAAGACTGCCAGTCGAAGTTTACGCCAATCTAATCAGAAATCAGAGATCAGAAATCAGAAATGA
- a CDS encoding DUF3800 domain-containing protein, with translation MMTKARSTVYAFMDESGDAGGNVRKGASPHFVLAMVETTVPDQLREELHRLRGALGLPATFEFRYHDTRKVAVRAAFFVLLHSLDVRIRAAVVDKAQLPAEAQNWGEQEMYEYAIGEMVKHSSREELSEAILVIDGERKHRFVQKLRQYLSKLGRDQKRGRIFKAIVLKESKREDGLQYADMVAGVIAERTEHGESAFDDYVDSKLKVMLSLP, from the coding sequence ATGATGACCAAAGCGCGCTCGACCGTCTATGCGTTTATGGACGAAAGCGGCGACGCGGGCGGCAATGTTCGTAAAGGCGCGTCGCCGCATTTCGTCCTCGCGATGGTTGAAACGACTGTGCCCGACCAGTTGCGCGAAGAGTTGCACCGCTTGCGTGGCGCGCTTGGCTTGCCGGCGACGTTCGAGTTTCGTTATCACGATACGCGCAAGGTTGCGGTGCGCGCCGCGTTTTTCGTATTGTTGCATTCACTTGATGTGCGAATTCGCGCCGCGGTTGTGGATAAGGCGCAGTTGCCGGCGGAAGCGCAGAACTGGGGCGAGCAAGAGATGTACGAGTATGCGATCGGCGAAATGGTCAAGCACTCTTCGAGAGAAGAATTGTCTGAGGCGATTCTGGTGATTGATGGCGAACGTAAACATCGCTTTGTTCAAAAGTTGCGGCAATACCTTTCCAAGCTCGGGCGCGATCAAAAGCGCGGGCGTATTTTCAAAGCAATCGTTTTGAAAGAATCCAAACGCGAGGATGGTTTGCAATATGCAGACATGGTGGCAGGCGTCATCGCTGAAAGAACCGAGCATGGCGAATCGGCTTTTGATGATTACGTGGATTCGAAACTCAAAGTGATGTTGAGTTTGCCGTGA
- a CDS encoding NUDIX domain-containing protein: protein MPTTSASAIVFTEDRQRVLLIKREDFRIWVLPGGGIEPGETLEQAVIRETREESGYHVAIERLVGKYWHPQTSRGGNLMHLFEARLIGGAPISRGPETRAVDFFRWVSCRRGSCRGRGRTLRTRWQTRRLSLCALNDCLFTKL from the coding sequence ATGCCAACGACTAGCGCCAGCGCCATCGTCTTCACGGAAGACCGCCAACGCGTCTTGTTGATCAAACGCGAAGATTTCCGTATCTGGGTTTTGCCAGGCGGCGGAATCGAGCCGGGCGAAACGCTGGAGCAAGCCGTAATTCGTGAAACGCGCGAAGAGTCTGGGTATCATGTTGCGATTGAGCGGCTCGTCGGAAAATACTGGCATCCGCAAACGTCGCGCGGCGGCAACCTGATGCACTTGTTCGAGGCGCGATTGATCGGCGGCGCGCCGATTTCCAGAGGTCCCGAAACGCGGGCGGTAGATTTTTTTCGGTGGGTCAGTTGCCGCCGCGGGTCCTGCCGTGGACGCGGACGCACATTGCGGACACGCTGGCAAACTCGGCGTCTGTCTTTGTGCGCACTGAACGATTGCCTTTTTACCAAGCTGTGA
- a CDS encoding [LysW]-lysine hydrolase, with amino-acid sequence MNSVDLLTGLVKIFSPSTQERAAAEYLVAQMNARGFRAFVDDAGNAVGILGEGTRDIILLGHIDTFHGYIEPRIEDGKLYGRGAVDAKGCLATFVSACEKVGAREGVRFVVIGAVEEESATSKGARFAVTQYAPEFCVIGEPSGWDRITLGYKGRVLVDYEMAKAMTHTASKERAATEEAVEFWNRVSAYASEYNRDKRVPDQLDPSLRMLNSSDDGFKDRVVMRIGLRVPIGLTIAGVEQQIAEFANGAALAFSSEEPPFRADKSNPLVRAFLSAIRDAGGKPAFVLKTGTADMNIAGPAWQCPIVAYGPGDSALDHTPNEHLDLDEYARAIDVLARVLASL; translated from the coding sequence ATGAATTCAGTTGATCTGCTCACCGGTCTCGTCAAAATATTTAGCCCATCTACCCAGGAACGTGCGGCAGCCGAGTATCTCGTCGCGCAGATGAACGCGCGCGGCTTTCGCGCGTTCGTGGACGACGCGGGCAACGCGGTTGGCATTCTTGGCGAAGGCACGCGCGACATTATTTTGCTCGGACACATTGACACGTTTCACGGCTACATCGAGCCGCGTATCGAAGATGGAAAATTGTACGGACGCGGCGCAGTAGACGCGAAAGGGTGTCTCGCGACGTTCGTCTCCGCGTGCGAAAAAGTCGGCGCGCGCGAGGGTGTGCGTTTCGTCGTCATCGGCGCGGTCGAGGAAGAGAGCGCGACGTCCAAGGGTGCGCGCTTCGCGGTTACGCAATATGCACCAGAATTCTGTGTGATCGGCGAGCCGAGTGGCTGGGATCGCATCACGCTCGGCTACAAGGGGCGTGTGCTCGTGGATTACGAAATGGCGAAAGCGATGACGCACACCGCGAGCAAGGAACGCGCGGCGACTGAAGAAGCCGTCGAATTTTGGAATCGCGTGTCAGCATATGCGAGCGAATACAATCGCGACAAGCGCGTGCCCGACCAACTCGATCCGTCGTTGCGTATGCTCAATTCGAGCGACGATGGTTTTAAGGATCGCGTCGTAATGCGAATCGGTTTGCGTGTGCCAATCGGTTTGACGATTGCCGGTGTCGAACAACAGATCGCGGAATTTGCGAACGGCGCGGCGCTCGCATTTTCGAGCGAAGAGCCGCCGTTCCGCGCGGACAAGAGCAATCCGCTCGTGCGCGCGTTTCTCAGCGCGATTCGCGACGCGGGCGGCAAGCCGGCGTTCGTGCTCAAGACCGGCACGGCGGACATGAACATTGCCGGACCCGCGTGGCAGTGTCCCATCGTCGCGTATGGTCCAGGCGATTCGGCGCTCGACCACACGCCGAACGAGCATCTCGACCTGGACGAGTACGCGCGCGCGATTGATGTGCTCGCGCGCGTGTTGGCGAGTTTGTGA
- a CDS encoding [LysW]-aminoadipate kinase, translated as MVVIKIGGSRGINLDYVCADVAALVQESKQIVVMHGAGNESNVLGEKLGHPAKHVTSPQGFTSRYTDRETLEIYVMAACGKINTFLVERLQKLGVNAIGLSGVDGRLLEGTRKDAIRIVENGKQRILRDDYTGKVEKVNADLLHALLECAYVPVIAPLAISYQGDAINVDGDRASAMIAGALGAEQLIILTNVPGLLRAFPDEASLITHIDKHRVEASIDFAEGRMKKKVLGASEALGLGVKQVIFADGRVEQPIRKALEGKGTVIE; from the coding sequence ATGGTTGTCATCAAAATCGGCGGCTCGCGCGGCATCAATCTCGACTACGTTTGTGCGGATGTAGCCGCGCTCGTTCAAGAAAGCAAGCAAATCGTTGTGATGCACGGCGCGGGCAACGAGTCGAATGTGCTGGGCGAGAAGCTGGGTCATCCGGCGAAGCACGTCACGTCGCCGCAGGGGTTCACCTCGCGCTACACCGACCGCGAGACACTGGAGATTTACGTGATGGCGGCGTGCGGCAAGATCAACACGTTCCTCGTCGAGCGTTTGCAAAAGCTGGGTGTCAACGCGATTGGCTTGTCCGGCGTGGACGGACGTTTGCTCGAAGGCACGCGCAAGGACGCGATTCGCATCGTGGAGAACGGTAAGCAACGTATTTTGCGCGACGATTACACCGGCAAGGTCGAAAAAGTCAACGCTGACCTGTTGCACGCTCTACTAGAGTGTGCGTACGTTCCCGTCATTGCGCCGCTCGCGATCAGTTACCAGGGCGATGCGATCAACGTGGATGGCGACCGCGCGTCGGCGATGATCGCCGGCGCGCTCGGCGCGGAACAGTTGATCATTCTCACGAACGTCCCAGGTTTGTTGCGCGCGTTCCCGGATGAAGCGTCGCTTATCACGCACATTGACAAGCATCGCGTCGAAGCATCCATTGATTTCGCCGAAGGGCGCATGAAGAAAAAAGTCCTGGGTGCGAGCGAGGCGCTGGGGCTGGGAGTCAAGCAGGTTATCTTTGCCGACGGTCGCGTCGAGCAACCGATTCGCAAAGCACTTGAGGGTAAGGGAACCGTAATCGAATGA
- a CDS encoding DUF86 domain-containing protein yields MIPVSSKESLDLYTLVQRLRENMPQILRAYPAVQLAYLYGSAATDSATRWSDVDIALVAARSLSIGEALNAELEVYSELMHRANIRNADVRLITNYPLTFQGQVVSRGILVYAQDEAFRVAYETQTRDAYLDFKPTEDKLLESLLITLRPGGDMFDREKVLKLLRVQRDYLKHLRTLSQIAVEQFVADPNATGAARYYFLIAVETCLDIGNHLIAAKQFRAPTDYADVFTILGENKIILPEFAQTMRKMAGFRNLLVHVYAEVDDRRVHEYLETRLGDFAQFQQYILQFIEKQ; encoded by the coding sequence ATGATTCCCGTTAGTTCGAAAGAATCTCTTGATCTCTATACGCTTGTCCAGCGCCTGCGCGAAAACATGCCGCAGATTTTGCGCGCATATCCGGCGGTTCAGTTGGCATATTTGTATGGCTCGGCGGCAACTGATTCGGCGACGCGCTGGAGCGATGTGGATATAGCGCTGGTTGCCGCACGGTCCTTGTCTATTGGCGAGGCGTTGAATGCGGAACTAGAAGTGTACAGCGAGTTGATGCATCGCGCCAACATTCGCAATGCCGATGTTCGGTTGATTACAAATTATCCACTTACCTTTCAGGGGCAAGTGGTCTCGCGCGGGATCCTGGTTTATGCACAGGACGAAGCATTTCGTGTTGCCTACGAGACGCAGACGCGCGACGCGTATCTGGATTTCAAGCCGACGGAAGATAAATTACTCGAATCCTTGCTAATCACTTTGCGACCAGGAGGCGATATGTTTGATCGAGAAAAAGTGTTAAAATTGCTGCGAGTGCAACGCGACTATCTCAAACATCTACGCACCTTGTCACAAATCGCTGTCGAACAGTTCGTTGCCGATCCGAACGCGACGGGGGCGGCTCGTTATTATTTCTTGATCGCTGTTGAAACCTGTCTTGATATTGGAAATCACCTTATCGCGGCAAAGCAGTTTCGCGCGCCAACAGACTATGCTGATGTTTTCACCATTTTGGGTGAGAATAAAATCATTCTGCCGGAGTTCGCGCAAACTATGCGGAAGATGGCAGGCTTTCGTAATCTGCTCGTGCATGTTTATGCCGAAGTAGATGATCGGCGCGTGCACGAATATCTCGAAACGCGCCTGGGCGATTTTGCACAATTCCAACAGTACATTTTGCAGTTCATCGAAAAACAATGA